A single window of Salvia splendens isolate huo1 chromosome 6, SspV2, whole genome shotgun sequence DNA harbors:
- the LOC121807831 gene encoding GDP-mannose transporter GONST3-like, which yields MVILQQYLHLSHRIEPFSPLPNGSDMPRGSRCISSGWYSSLLQQASVYGIAGGYCLSASLLSIINKWAVMKFPYPGALTALQYLTSAAGVAIFGQLKLLEHDKLDLVTMWRFLPAAFIFYLSLFTNSELLLHANVDTFIVFRSFVPIFVAIGETLFLHQPWPALKTWLSLATIFAGSVLYVTTDSQFSVKAYSWALAHLVSMSIDFVYIKHGVMTIGLNTWGLVLYNNLEALMLFPVELLIMGELKKIEHDITDESDWYSLGVVLPVGLSCLFGLTISFFGFSCRKAISATGFTVLGIVNKLLTVVINLVIWDKHSTVVGTIGLLICMGGGIMYQRSTSGKPKPESQAGAQQVDEEQQKLLEMQCIEENGEDGRSITQVGDRKS from the exons ATGGTAATTCTCCAGCAATATCTCCATCTCTCTCACCGCATAGAGCCATTCAGCCCTCTGCCGAATGGCAGCGATATGCCTCGAG GAAGCAGATGCATCAGCTCGGGTTGGTATAGCAGCTTACTCCAGCAAGCATCAGTGTATGGTATCGCAGGGGGCTATTGTCTCTCTGCTTCGTTACTATCAATCATCAATAAATGGGCTGTGATGAAGTTTCCATACCCGGGAGCTCTCACCGCATTGCAGTACTTGACGAGTGCTGCTGGAGTTGCAATCTTTGGGCAGCTTAAGTTGCTAGAGCACGACAAGCTCGATCTTGTCACCATGTGGCGGTTTCTGCCTGCTGCGTTTATATTCTACCTTTCTCTGTTCACCAACAGCGAGCTCCTGCTTCACGCCAATGTTGACACCTTCATTGTTTTCCGCTCGTTTGTCCCCATATTCGTTGCCATTGGTGAGACCCTCTTCTTGCACCAGCCATGGCCAGCGCTCAAGACATGGCTTTCCCTCGCCACGATCTTTGCTGGGAGTGTGCTGTATGTCACAACCGATTCTCAGTTCTCTGTGAAAGCTTATAGCTGGGCTCTAGCGCACTTGGTGAGCATGTCGATAGATTTTGTCTACATCAAGCACGGGGTCATGACGATTGGCCTCAACACATGGGGGCTCGTGCTGTACAACAATCTTGAGGCTTTGATGCTGTTTCCCGTGGAGTTGCTTATAATGGGGGAGCTGAAGAAGATAGAGCACGATATCACAGATGAGTCGGATTGGTACTCGTTGGGGGTGGTCTTGCCAGTGGGGCTTTCGTGCCTGTTTGGCTTGACCATATCCTTCTTTGGCTTCTCCTGTCGCAAAGCAATCTCAGCTACGGGATTCACTGTTCTTGGCATTGTCAACAAACTGCTGACAGTGGTGATAAATCTCGTTATCTGGGATAAGCACTCGACCGTTGTGGGAACCATTGGTCTCTTGATTTGCATGGGTGGCGGCATAATGTACCAGCGCTCGACTAGCGGGAAACCTAAACCCGAGTCGCAAGCAGGGGCTCAGCAGGTTGATGAGGAACAGCAGAAGCTACTTGAAATGCAATGTATTGAAGAGAATGGTGAGGATGGAAGATCAATTACACAAGTAGGAGATAGGAAATCATAG
- the LOC121807550 gene encoding mitogen-activated protein kinase homolog NTF3-like, which translates to MATPVEPPNGVGSEGKHYYSMWQTLFEIDTKYIPIKPIGRGANGIVCSSVNRETNEKVAIKKIHNVFENRVDALRTLRELKLLRHLRHENVIALKDVMHPVQKGNFKDVYLVYELMDTDLHQIVKSSQALTNDHCQYFLFQLLRGLKYLHSANILHRDLKPGNLLINANCDLKICDFGLARTSSSKGQFMTEYVVTRWYRAPELLLCCDNYGTSIDVWSVGCIFAELLGRKPIFPGTECLNQLKLIINILGSQKEDDLDFIDNPKAKKYIRTLPYSLGTPFTRLYPHAHPLAIDLLQKMLVFDPSKRISVTDALQHPYMSPLYDPRCDPPAQVPINLDIDEDLEEGMIREMMWEEILHYHPEPAPATSEIAI; encoded by the exons ATGGCAACGCCAGTGGAACCTCCAAATGGGGTCGGTTCTGAAGGAAAACATTACTACTCCATGTGGCAGACGCTTTTTGAGATTGATACAAAATATATCCCGATCAAGCCCATAGGTCGAGGTGCCAATGGCATAGTGTGTTCTTCAGTTAATAGAGAAACTAATGAAAAGGTTGCTATCAAGAAAATTCACAATGTCTTTGAAAATCGTGTTGATGCACTAAGAACTTTACGCGAACTGAAGCTTCTCCGGCATCTCAGACATGAAAATGTGATTGCTCTTAAAGATGTCATGCACCCTGTACAAAAGGGAAACTTCAAAGATGTGTACTTGGTTTACGAGCTTATGGATACGGATTTGCATCAGATCGTCAAGTCCTCTCAAGCACTTACAAATGACCATTGCCAGTATTTCCTTTTCCAG TTACTGAGAGGTCTGAAGTATCTTCACTCAGCAAATATTCTTCATCGTGATTTAAAGCCCGGGAACTTGCTCATCAACGCCAACTGTGATCTTAAAATATGTGATTTCGGGCTTGCTCGTACGAGCAGCAGTAAAGGTCAGTTCATGACCGAGTATGTGGTTACTCGCTGGTATCGGGCACCAGAGCTCCTTCTCTGCTGTGACAACTATGGCACGTCTATAGATGTATGGTCTGTCGGTTGCATCTTTGCAGAACTCCTTGGTCGAAAGCCTATATTTCCTGGGACAGAGTGTCTCAATCAGCTAAAGTTGATCATCAACATCCTTGGCAGCCAGAAAGAAGACGATCTTGATTTCATCGACAATCCAAAGGCGAAGAAATACATCAGAACTCTCCCGTACTCCCTAGGGACCCCCTTTACCCGTCTCTATCCCCATGCTCATCCTCTGGCAATTGATCTGTTACAGAAGATGCTCGTCTTCGACCCTTCAAAGAGGATAAGCGTCACTGACGCGCTCCAGCACCCGTACATGTCTCCCCTGTACGACCCAAGATGTGATCCTCCAGCGCAGGTCCCAATCAACCTCGACATAGATGAGGATCTAGAGGAAGGGATGATTAGAGAAATGATGTGGGAGGAGATACTGCACTACCACCCAGAACCTGCTCCTGCAACCTCGGAAATCGCCATTTGA
- the LOC121807832 gene encoding protein WHAT'S THIS FACTOR 9, mitochondrial-like, with protein sequence FDSIDSIHRSLELKPIIGVKNFFISTSSWPHDKYPIPISAISKKGSEFDISIKVIRFLRDYPSFFEEFKGPCYNLPWFRLTDNAITLDKEERLVYEEFRDDIVGRLKIFILMSGSRWILPLKVIKGLRWYLGLPDEFFRDPMDYIGSNGNFRIVDIKDGLKGLAVLEEYSDRKSDKILSMLQQSAMRKGIYSGDADEAIAFPLFPSKGLRLNQKIKDWSDELQKLPYVSPYADYSNLNPNSDISEKRLVGVLHELLCLFVEHAAERKSFFCLRKYLGLPHYK encoded by the coding sequence TTTGACTCGATCGATTCAATTCACAGGTCCCTTGAACTGAAGCCCATAATTGGTGTGAAAAATTTCTTTATCTCAACATCCTCTTGGCCACATGACAAATATCCTATTCCCATCTCAGCTATCTCCAAAAAAGGCTCAGAATTTGATATAAGTATCAAAGTTATAAGGTTCTTGAGGGACTACCCGTCTTTCTTTGAAGAGTTTAAAGGTCCTTGCTATAATCTACCTTGGTTTAGACTGACTGATAATGCCATTACGCTTGATAAAGAGGAAAGATTAGTATATGAAGAATTTAGAGATGATATCGTGGGGAGATTgaaaatatttatattgatGAGTGGCAGTAGATGGATACTTCCTTTAAAGGTTATTAAGGGCTTGCGGTGGTATCTAGGGTTGCCTGACGAATTTTTCAGGGATCCTATGGATTATATTGGAAGCAATGGCAATTTTAGGATTGTGGACATAAAAGACGGATTAAAGGGGTTGGCAGTTCTTGAAGAGTATAGTGACCGAAAAAGTGATAAAATCTTGTCAATGTTGCAGCAGAGTGCAATGAGGAAGGGAATATACAGTGGGGATGCTGATGAGGCAATTGCATTTCCGTTGTTCCCCTCTAAAGGGCTGCGGTTAAATCAGAAGATAAAAGATTGGTCTGATGAATTGCAAAAACTCCCATACGTCTCTCCATATGCTGACTACTCAAATTTAAACCCCAACAGCGACATATCAGAGAAACGGCTCGTGGGAGTGCTACATGAGCTGTTGTGTTTGTTTGTCGAACATGCTGCTGAAAGAAAGTCATTCTTTTGTCTGAGGAAATATTTAGGGCTGCCTCATTACAAGTGA